The Phaeodactylum tricornutum CCAP 1055/1 chromosome 6, whole genome shotgun sequence region TTTCCAGGGCTTGACAAATAATGCCCCCCGTCGAAGATTTACCAGCACAATCCAATCCTTCCAGATAAAGAATAACCCTGGATGGAGCCTTTCCGAGTGTTTGCAATTTGGACACCAATTTTGACATTTTTTGTACTTTTTGTTCGATTTCTTTCCATCGAGTATTGTCTCGGCGTTGTTTATAGGATTGTCGCCCACTACGAATAAAAGCTTTGAGGCTCAATAGATCTTTGGGCGGAGATGCTGACTTTGCCCTTTGAGGACTACGCTTACCCAAAGGCAACCGGACCGTCCCCATTATCCGGCAAGCATTGTCATAATCCTGGAGCTCACGATCGAATCGCATTTTCAAAGCGGCCCATTCTTGGGCTTGGAAAAAGGCGCCGGAGTACGTAAAGCCCTTTACGCTGGCTTCCCTAGGTGTCGCGGCATCCAAGATTGTGCCGTCCGACGTGTCCGTAACTCGATTGATGTAAAAGTCGCTCCTCCGTTCCAGAAGGATGTAGCGTGgcatttcgtcgagaatACTTGGACCGTAAGGTGTGATGTGTAGCATGACAATTTGATCCGTTCGTTGCATACGGTAGACAGCTCTACCACCCGAGCCACTGCCAAATACCTGGAAACCCAACTTGGACAATGCCTGACGCGTTTCTTCGGGATCCATACCGTGTCCGACACCTTCAGCTACAAGGCGTGCGAGGTTTAAGAGATCGGGGTCGAGATTTGTATCCTGGTACACTCCCGCTTTTTGGTGAAAGTGCATGATGCTTTGGACCGACTTCCAACGGTAGTTGGCGTACTTATACGTGTTGAAGGTCTAAAGACAGGGCAGGGAACGAATGAGAAACGATCCATAACATCGTGGTATTTGATAGATGCAGAAACATCCATAGCCACGTGCAGTCCAAGCATAAGTACAAATTACTTACCAATTGACGCCCGAGGCGAGAGCCTTGGAAGGATGCGACGAAAGGAAGAATCGCTCGCAGAAATCCCATGACCACAACTACGGGACGTGATTGGACAGAAATATACGGTGCAATAACGACGGCGGAAAGGGGAAAGGCGATGAATTTGGCCGACCAATCGACGAAATCTCGAGCCCAATAGCGACTACAGCGATTCCCAATAAAGGCACTGGCAAGGGGGGGAAAGAGAAAATACGACAGAGCGATCAGTGGAGAATTTCATGGCTACCACGCACAACGAGAAGGCTTGCATACTCCAACCGATCAGGCAAGTGTATACATATGCAAAATTGCAGTGCCTTACTTACAATGTTTCGGCAATCCCGACTTCGTACAAGCGATTGTCGACCTTGGCTTCCCAAGCGCGTGCGACGGCCAAGACGATACGTAGACTTCGCGTGAAGGGGTGCACGTCTTGTAGGAAGGGTCGGATGGGTCCGCCTTGTCCGATCCGTTTGACCACTTTCAAAGCCTGCTTGGCCTGTTTCTTCTTACTGACATCGTAAGCCTGCATCATGGCCCAGTTCAAATCATCGTAACAGAACATGAGACCACCTGCAAGGCGAAGAAGCAGACGACTGGTTTTCCACCAGTGGCGGACTT contains the following coding sequences:
- a CDS encoding predicted protein, which gives rise to MASLYPKKAAAIEDGFVSLYNKADGSREERQLLLVGKPSYVPREVEHEIAELVHALFTQEHHYSHQHPRTSPTLPPERRGKRHRNFFIYQLNQFRHWWKTSRLLLRLAGGLMFCYDDLNWAMMQAYDVSKKKQAKQALKVVKRIGQGGPIRPFLQDVHPFTRSLRIVLAVARAWEAKVDNRLYEVGIAETFRYWARDFVDWSAKFIAFPLSAVVIAPYISVQSRPVVVVMGFLRAILPFVASFQGSRLGRQLTFNTYKYANYRWKSVQSIMHFHQKAGVYQDTNLDPDLLNLARLVAEGVGHGMDPEETRQALSKLGFQVFGSGSGGRAVYRMQRTDQIVMLHITPYGPSILDEMPRYILLERRSDFYINRVTDTSDGTILDAATPREASVKGFTYSGAFFQAQEWAALKMRFDRELQDYDNACRIMGTVRLPLGKRSPQRAKSASPPKDLLSLKAFIRSGRQSYKQRRDNTRWKEIEQKVQKMSKLVSKLQTLGKAPSRVILYLEGLDCAGKSSTGGIICQALEKSGYAVRTAQHNRPPTPEQKAKPWMDRIRFEYPDDLYDDDEEVPAFASVMWDRGPAGDFVYGGFQDATLSEKMQRYEEFRTYDYNCRAEGVLFCKVFFVTDRDSIAGTLGKRLAHKRIARDLRTWLDANSVEQFREGVQEIEAHIDPTDFIAFNKYEENLEKFTEVVRNTDYVGHVADQEDSSIGYSNPWIVVNTSNRHAARLNIMKAFYNQLKRFSNSPYDRIDAYDRLNVFFGGVDKVERVDKVTQPVSNTIVEDKEHGLSSRAVLQSMLLLLLVYAYANQTWNFDIDDIT